In candidate division KSB1 bacterium, the genomic window GGTCAGGGCAGACATAGACACCGCGGCCAGGCGCCCGGCCTGACAGGTCGACGCTCACCACGCCATTTGTGGCTCGGACCACACGGAGTAGGGTCTGTTTTTCGCGCACCTGGCGGCAGCCCGCACACGTGCGCAAGGGGATGTGACCGGCGCGCGAGTGCTTGGAGCGTTTCATGGCTTGTCCAGCGATACAAGCAATCGTGGCTCAAGTATACAAATCGACCGCCGCATTGTCAAGGACTATTTTGTCAGGAGGCACACGGTGCTTCTTGAGGCGCATGGGGTTGTTCGCTTCGCTGGCACGCGCCATGAGGCGATAGCAAGTGGCGCCGCTTTTTCCCTGCCACAGGGGGTGGGATAGTGCGCCGTCCGGTGCTCTTGGC contains:
- a CDS encoding YlxR family protein, coding for MKRSKHSRAGHIPLRTCAGCRQVREKQTLLRVVRATNGVVSVDLSGRAPGRGVYVCPDPSCVSMAKKRHALERSLRCPVPEQVYEDLTRVVVSRDAPQ